In the genome of Pseudomonas bubulae, one region contains:
- a CDS encoding YcfL family protein, whose product MRYLLSGALALFLLIGCATPSPPQPNSAASKITVMGKFKHISAGAIRVARVNGFMTVNAQMTNTSRHNRMVYYRFTWLGKDGFPVANEEGWKTITLYAKQNTFIPAIAPVPQARDFRLEVKTP is encoded by the coding sequence ATGCGATATTTGCTCTCGGGCGCTCTGGCGCTGTTTTTACTGATCGGCTGCGCCACACCGTCACCTCCACAACCCAACAGTGCAGCAAGCAAGATTACGGTCATGGGCAAGTTCAAACATATCTCTGCCGGAGCGATCCGCGTAGCGCGTGTAAATGGCTTCATGACCGTAAACGCCCAGATGACCAACACCAGCCGCCACAACCGAATGGTTTATTACCGCTTTACCTGGCTGGGCAAGGACGGTTTTCCCGTTGCCAATGAAGAAGGCTGGAAAACCATCACCCTGTACGCCAAACAAAACACTTTTATTCCTGCTATTGCACCAGTGCCCCAGGCCAGGGATTTCCGTTTGGAAGTGAAAACGCCCTGA
- the lpoB gene encoding penicillin-binding protein activator LpoB has translation MLARTSLLALMLILISGCSNTSPVIGGKNIAYGDTKAVELITNEFGSTDLQMIAESMTRSLAQSGILQGRPVVQVYDVKNKTSEYIDTRQITTSIKTQLMKTGTVRFASDNTDMQSQVDQLQLQNQSGLYKKTTISKTGNMIAAKYRLEGSITSIVKRSKDFKDVFYTFNLQLVDLESGLAEWMDDKEIRKTTER, from the coding sequence ATGCTTGCACGCACTTCATTACTCGCCCTTATGCTGATTCTGATCAGCGGGTGTTCCAACACTTCGCCAGTCATCGGCGGCAAAAACATAGCTTATGGCGACACCAAGGCTGTGGAACTGATCACCAATGAATTTGGCTCGACTGACCTGCAGATGATCGCCGAAAGCATGACACGCTCCCTTGCGCAGTCCGGCATTCTTCAGGGAAGACCGGTGGTGCAGGTCTACGATGTGAAAAACAAAACCAGCGAGTACATCGACACCCGCCAGATAACAACGTCGATAAAAACCCAACTGATGAAAACTGGCACCGTTCGTTTTGCGAGCGACAACACCGACATGCAAAGCCAGGTCGACCAACTTCAGTTGCAAAACCAAAGCGGCCTGTACAAAAAAACGACGATCAGCAAGACCGGTAACATGATCGCAGCCAAATACCGCCTCGAAGGCTCCATTACCTCGATTGTGAAGCGCAGCAAGGACTTCAAAGATGTTTTCTACACATTCAACCTGCAACTGGTCGATCTCGAAAGCGGCCTGGCGGAATGGATGGACGACAAAGAAATCCGCAAAACAACGGAGCGCTAA